From Carassius carassius chromosome 15, fCarCar2.1, whole genome shotgun sequence:
aaaccatacataaatgaaaagcttatttattcagttttcagcagatgtataaatatcaatttaaaaaaaaaattacactttagactggttttgtggtccaattTGTGTAAAATCATCTggaatatctttttttctttttctccaaaCACACATTTTATTGACTCAGCAATATCCACGTGATTTGCACAGATGGAATTAACTAAATGTGACcaagaaagagaagaagaaaaaatgccAAAAAGGATGATTCACTCTTCTTCCTTATAGGCAGCTGTGTATTTTCCAAATTTATTCAGTGTTGActacggttcaaaagtttggggttggtaaaaggttttaattatttatttttgtcttgtatatttatatatttgtctgACCAATGCtttatttgtttgatcaaaaatatactaaaacagtcatgttatgaaaaaatattacaatttaaaaacttgTTAGGTTAAAAAtgttaacctgaatgcactgtatgtcgctttggataaaagtgtctgctaaatgcataaatttcatttaatttaaatgtaatttaaatagttaaaaatttcaaaacatttaaacaatttattttcttgtgattgcaaagctgaattttatgcATGCATTAGTCTTCAGTCactttccttcagaaatcattctagtaagcAGAGTTGCTGCTCTAGTAACCTTTCTTATTATCCacattgaaaatagttgtgctgcttaatatttttgtggaaagtgattttttttctggatttttagatcaacaatgtaaaaaaaaaacgaatttactTGAAATAGTAAAGAGAGAATAAaaaggatttattttttaagtacttacctcaaacttttgaattgtagtgtgtGATATTAAAGACAGCATCGTTAAATTCAGTAATTGTCTTATATATTATTCTTCTGAAACCAAgataaatgaaacatttacttTTGTATTAAGTTGACTGATGGTGCGAGTGTGTTCCACATGCAAAGGATGTTATAAGCAGTAAACGGAGAAAATATGCAGCCTTACAAAAAGTTTTAGCCAAAAATTCATCATACGTATTCTTTATGAATTTACTGATAACAACACAGCAGACTGTGTCAGGGGTGAAAAGTAACACTCTTGTTCAGAACTGGAAAGTTTGCATTTTTGTGCTTATTAgatgaaatcattctgattttagTCACTTATGAAGTTCAGTGTCAGTTTGAACTCTACCTTCAAGTTCACGAATGGTCACTGACATACCTGTCTCTCTTCTTCCTCCCGGAAGCACGACACATGTCCTGTGTGCAGGAAGAGCCTCAATGGGGAAGAAAGTGGCACTCGGTCCTCATCAGAGCCTTCCCCCCTAAACACTGATCCTCGCACACCGGAGAGATGGTCCTTctgaaacacacgcacacacgtctGCCCATCTCATCCGAGCTCTCCGTCTTAACCCAAGCTTATTTGTCTCTCTGccttagttttttttgttgtctaTTCTTTGTGTTCATCCCACCATGCTGGTGTGTTTTTACTATGGTTTGTTTACTTCTGTTCTCTAACACCGTCCTTCTCAGTTTCTGTGTCTTTCAGACGTCTTTGATCTCCTCCAAAGTTCTCCACACAGAATTTCACCTAGTTTTCCCTTCCccaagtgaacaaacagtgcaggatGAGGCTAGGGTCAGGCACATGTTGTTgctgtagcagcacagctcccCAACCCACATTTAGATGGTACAGTGTTTGGTTTCCCAGAGATGAGCTGTACTCCCTGCCCCTTGTCGTTCAATGTGAATTCTCATTGGGTTGGGGTGCCGTGTTTTTGCGGTTTGTGAACATTGCTTTACTTCCCCAGGCCTGTTGTGGTTCTCGCATCTCTTTTGTCCAGGAGATCATGACGTTTTCTCTCTGTCCTTTTTGATTCCAACTCTGGTGTGTATATATCACAAACCCATCAAtgtcatttgatttgatttagttcTTTTCACTCTCATTTCTATGACAGTTTCTtctaatgtaaataattttagtTGGAAAACTCATTTAAGGAAGACAAAAAAAACACCTGGTGAGAATGACGATGAATTGCTAAatattaaagtatataaatatatattatatgatgtGTATGACCAtgatgtattaataataaaattgaacAAAAACAAGGCAACATGTTGATCTTATGATACAGATGAACAACAAATGCATTCAGATCTTCCTATTTGATTTTTGTTGACATAAATATGCATTCTCAGACGAGATGGCTGTGAGAAGTTGCGTTTATTGTGTCTTTTTAATTCTTAGTGTGTTCAGTGCAAGGAATTTTATACATCAAGTTTTTCCAGGAATGCTAGCATTACTTGTTAAAACATGACTCAGTCacattatttttctgtattgcctTTAAAATTGATAATTGTCCCATAAATCGTCTTTTGATTGCCATGGATGTAAACAGCTTAGCAAGTGAAATGAATAGATTATGAACCACCACTGAATCTAGAGAAATTATTTCTTTGTAATCATGGTTGCTGCGGTCATTTGAAATGGTCTGAGTTACTCATTAAGGTGCAGATGTGGCTTATTGACATGGTGTTTGGTACAGCTGTTCAGCGTCTGCTCCACAGTAGTGTGAGGATGGAATGAGGTGGAGCACTTCCTGGCAGAAAGCCCAGCGTTTGATCCCAAACTTCAAACCGCACCTCCTCTTCAGACCTGCAATTTCATAACATGTTACATACACATGACATGATGCAACAACACCAGCTGAGCGTAAACGATCACATTCTTTTACCTGTTGAGAATGATTAGCACGGCTGAGGCATCAGGTCTGATATAGGAAGAAACTTCCAGGCTGGTGTGCTGACTGAAGGACACGCCCACTCTCTGTGACCCCTCCCATAGGAACTTGCTGTCAGGTACAAAAAGTTTCTCAATGATGTATAAAATAACGTGTCGTTTTACATAACCCAAGtatgatgaaaaaaaatcagtaaacaaTAAACATGTATGCTAGTGAAAACTACATTTAATCTTTAGAAACCATTTTAATCCAAGAGCTGAATCTTGTCACTGTTAAGGGTGTCTTGAAGGAGTTTTACCTGAAGTGGGCCATGCTGTAGAAGGTGGGCTGCTTGTAGAAGACGTCTTTATTTGAGTCCACAATAATAGGGCTGTCCACAAAGTTCTTAACCCAATTTGGCCCTCCATCCTGATTAAGGGCCAGGTTCCAGTCTGTCCAGCCAGTCACAAAGTTATTCAGGTCCTAAATAAAAAgggataatttaataatttttaaataattacattttctatACATTGTATTGCAACCACTTTGTATATTAGCAGCAGTGCACAAAAATATAGTGTATATTTATGGCCCCACAAAATTTTGCCCACAAacttttctaaaaatatattttatcatttctaaaggatatatatatatatatacacacattaaatattatatatatatatatatatacatacacgtgtatatgtataattaaatattaacatattattattaacattaattatgAATAAACTCCACATGTACGCCTTTATTGAATAATGATAACACAACTGATTCAAAATCAACTGAAACTGCTTAAATATACCAAGTGTTCTaacaattttggccaccactgtataaagtaaataatagtttttacttttaataataattgaataataataatttatttcaaatacacCGTGTACCTGTATGATGTCATGTGCATAATCTTCTGCTCGGTCCCAGCTGCCCAGACGCACCCCGCGATCCAGCGGGTTCCACCCAGCACACGCCTCGGTTGAAAACAGGAAGTACTCTGGGTAGAGGTGGTGCGTGGTAGTCAGGGTGATGTCAGGTGGTGCAATGTTGTTCAGATACCAGTGAAATCCAATCCCGTGGACATAACGTGCTGCTTGTACATCACTCAGAACCTTCAACGTGGAGAGACAGAGATGAATGGGGTTTTTTAATCatccccccatccttctttttgTCCACACTTACCACTTTAGCCCAGTGTGGAAGCAGAAGTCGGTTGTCATCGAGGATCATAAGGCGGGTCTGGGGAAAGGATGAGGAATGGAGCCCTGGACCCAGATCCAGGGCAATCCAGTCACGCTGCGTCTCCGCAGTAAAACCCAAAGCCTGAAAACTGTAATTTGTCATTTCGCCTGCAGTGGGCTCGTTTCCTGATGTCAACCCCCAGAAAGAAAGATTATGTTTCCCATATTCCTCTAGAAATCTGAAAAGGACAGGTGAAAGGCCTTATTAAAAGGTTAAAAGGGCTGGAAATGTATTTCTTTTGTAGTTAGTTATAGATAAGATACTGGTATCTAAATACAGTTTTAGGTTCCTTTACGCACTTAATGTAGTACTGGGCCCAGGTCTTGTGCTCTTTGCCTCCTGGCTTGCCTTTGAGAGAGCCTTTGCCAATCAGCGCCCCATTGGTCTTCAGCCAGGCGGGGGCGCTCCAAGCACTGGCGAACAGATTGAGAGGCTGAGCAGAGAGAGCCTGTGCCCGCTGCAGCAGGGGAATCTGGGAGAGACAGAACACATGAATCAGAGTGTGACATCTGTGGTGTTGTGGGTAGAGCCGTGAAAAATGCATTGTCTACGAAAATATTGAAATTGTTGTTGCAGATAGAGTATGTTCCTTACTttgcaaaaaaaactaacacaATCTTGAGAGTCTACACACTGACTGTGGTGCAGCCTATTAGAACACACTTGAAAATAGCTCCAAACACAACTGGAGCAACTATTTTTTGctgtggttttgtttgtgtatgataCCTTCATGTGAATATCCTCTTCAGCCAGGGTGAAGTTCTGGAGATCGTAGTCTTCTGGAGTGTCAGCGTACGTGTAGAGGCGAGTTGAGAAATCACAACTGGCCATCGGCACTCTCACGAAACGGTACTCTATACCTGTGACAGGCAGGGATGCGCAACATTCAGAACTCCGACTGCTGaacctattttctttttcttttccaaatCTCTGTCCCACTCACCATCTGTGGAGAAGTACTGTCTGAGCAGCTGGTCCTGAGCTCCAGAGGACAGGGACAGAATATTCATAGCTGCTGCATCTGTCATGGCTCCCCCAAATCCTTTAATGCGCTGATACTTCTGACTGGGATTCAGAGTGATTCGGAGAACTGAGATTGAGGAGACAAAAAAAGGTGTTCAGGAATGGAAGGATGTAGGTAgcaatattcatttttaaatgtaagatGTAAAATagcaatgtatttctgtatttaaatttatataatggCAAATGTAAGataatacttctttttttttgcactaatcattgcaCACATGTATGGAAAAATAgaaatttaaatacagaaatacattgccattttacatattgcattgccattttgcatattacatttcaaaatgaataCTGCTACCCATAAGATTCCATAATAtgctaattatataatttaattgtacatttttaaactCCATTTCccttttgcactaatcattgcgCATATGTATgggaaaatataaatacagaaaaatatttccattttatatattgattttgcatattacattaaaaaattttttatatatatatatatatatatatgtgtgtgtgtgtgtgtgtgtgtatatatatataatacttctTTCTCTACTTTTCTTTACCACTTTCTATAAAAGGACTAAtgacaaaatataacattttgaaacGATGCCTTAATAATATTTACACATACTGTGCATTAGCGGTCACAAGTTTGAAATAATTAAGCTTTTTTGATGTCTCATGCTCGCTAAGGCTGCatcaaaaaaagttaaaacagtaatattgtgaaatattattgtaatttaaaataatgtttttttaatttaatatatatttaaatgcaatttattcatgtgatgcaaagctgaattttcattttggggtgccaaactaaccctttaagagtttTAGACGTTGATATTAGTAGCAGTCTCACCTGCACCGGTGCTGTTCTTCTGGAACTGGCCTTGAGTCTTTACGAGTCTGCTGCCAGATTTAATGCTGACATATGACAAGAACTGACCGGGATCTGGCAACTCAGTCCTGCCCACAGAATCGCAGTATGTCGCATTGCACGCGCACACAACCGAACCATGACCGAAATTCAGAGCTTGACAGTCGTCAGCTGGACAAATGAAGCGAAGTGACACAAACAAGCAGAcagatacaaataaaaacaacatgatCAAAATGTGTCGTATATTATTAATCTGATTACACACCTCTCGCTATAGTGATCAGTCCAGTCAGCAGAACGAACAGAAGCGTCTCTCGCATTCTGTCGATCAGATGATGGGGATTTTTGTTGCGTGTAAACAATGCTGTCAAATATTAAACGTGCTCTCACAGCTTATTCCTAGCAGACAAACCCTTATGTATATGAGAACGTATATCCGACGCTTGAAAACGAAAATATTATAATCAATAATGTCCtctaaatgttgttttaaagaaCCATTTTAATCGTCGGTATAGTTTCTGGACGCACCGTGCGACCGAGTTCCGCGTGGCGTGAGACTGCGATCACGTGACCACCTCACCACGTGACATCCAACAACaatgttttttggggggtttttttTAGATAAACGGTTTTATCAAATAAGATCAAAAATCAAATCATACCTTAAAAAAATAGGCGGTACACATTTTTCGTCtaaatgaatttattttgaaaaagctGCATGCTTATACATTTATTGAAATCACATGATATACACAAGCAAGAGTAAGCAAATGTGCATTACAAGAAGGCACACAATCGTTCCAGGGTGGACGGGTTTTTGTTGCTGAGGAAGATAagctctttctttccttcttcagATAGACCtgttggtaaaaaaataaaataaaaatggtatcAAGTAACATATGCCTGAAAGGTTATTCTGCCTTCAAGAACAAACTGTATTCTGTATTTTTTCTGCTGCATCTTTTCTACTCTTTGTATTACTGTACATCAATAGTACAGTTTTAACtcagttattttgatttttttttttacttgttctcTAAAAATTTCCATAGACACCCTAGCAACTTATTTGCCCCTGGCTTCCGTTTTATCCAAAATCACTTGAATGgacattaaataattatgaatGGCAAACTTGTAAACAGAAACTTGCTACATTTTATATGGCCTCATAATTCTCTTTACACAGCACTGCTCAGACTCCaggcaaataaatgcacaaacttACTGTGTGGATGCTGCAGCCAGTTGCGGTCTAAATAGTACAGATAACAGCTCTCAAACTCCTTCTCATTGTAGTTGGACACAGAAACTGGCACAAACGGTTCCATATGATCAAACCCCTCCTGAAAGACACAAGGCATAAGCAAAATGAGAGGAAGAAAGAAAAGTAGTGAAAATATAATGACCCTTTTTAACACATCTATGCAACACACAACGGATCATTTCAGGTGCCTCTTTATTCTGATAAGTCTATTGtcagtgtaaaaaggaaaactAAACTCTGTCAACTTAAGGCATTTACTCTGTAGTTTAAAGAAAGCAGACATAATGGGATTGTTTTGTGTGTGAGGGCTGCTGACCTCTCCTAGGAGCTCACTGGGAAGGAAAGCAGACCGTGGCTTGAACAGAGAGCCGGTCTGAGACAAAGCTGTGAGAACGGCACCTCCACTCTATGACAGAGCAAGAGAGAGTGAACAACTCACTGGGATTTAAAtctgtataataatattaaagaagagtttaccccccaaaaaaatgtactcatcctcagggcatccaagatgtagacaagtttgtttcttcattgcagatttgaagaaatttagtattacatcacttgctcaccagtggatcctctgcagtgaatgggtgccgccagaatgagtccaaacagcggaGAAAAACACTGCAATAATTCACACGACTCCAGTCAATCAATGAATATATTGTGCagtgaaaagctgcatatttgtaagaaacaaatccctcATAATCTGTCACTTATGGCTAAAATACCAGTCCAAAATCCATattaatgcttcctccagtttTATCCTTCCTCCTGTTATcttctaaaaaaattttttttaactgtttttgactttttt
This genomic window contains:
- the gba1 gene encoding lysosomal acid glucosylceramidase, with translation MRETLLFVLLTGLITIARADDCQALNFGHGSVVCACNATYCDSVGRTELPDPGQFLSYVSIKSGSRLVKTQGQFQKNSTGAVLRITLNPSQKYQRIKGFGGAMTDAAAMNILSLSSGAQDQLLRQYFSTDGIEYRFVRVPMASCDFSTRLYTYADTPEDYDLQNFTLAEEDIHMKIPLLQRAQALSAQPLNLFASAWSAPAWLKTNGALIGKGSLKGKPGGKEHKTWAQYYIKFLEEYGKHNLSFWGLTSGNEPTAGEMTNYSFQALGFTAETQRDWIALDLGPGLHSSSFPQTRLMILDDNRLLLPHWAKVVLSDVQAARYVHGIGFHWYLNNIAPPDITLTTTHHLYPEYFLFSTEACAGWNPLDRGVRLGSWDRAEDYAHDIIQDLNNFVTGWTDWNLALNQDGGPNWVKNFVDSPIIVDSNKDVFYKQPTFYSMAHFSKFLWEGSQRVGVSFSQHTSLEVSSYIRPDASAVLIILNRSEEEVRFEVWDQTLGFLPGSAPPHSILTLLWSRR